Proteins found in one Asterias amurensis chromosome 13, ASM3211899v1 genomic segment:
- the LOC139946554 gene encoding dehydrogenase/reductase SDR family member 12-like, with translation MEKLTDFKPGFLAASKNFDENDLKVDLSGKSFMLTGANTGIGKSVTMELAKRGGTVHMLCQYADEETRKEVVEKTGNENIHLHVLELSKPREVYEFATKFAKDWKELHVLVNNAADIVYTREITDFGFEQNFAINTMGPYLLTKTLLPTINKTPGSRVIMVSTGGVYPEKLNLSDLNNEHMEPFDGHDCYTRSKRQQLIMTEMWVKEYPNVHFSAMRPGITDTPLLYKFLGLRVIERARGKGKLRAPEQGADTVVWLCVAEKVAQQPSAQFYLDRSVISMHKPELDTDSPLEEKQQLMRTLEKLADDVRRDA, from the exons ATGGAAAAACTCACAGATTTCAA GCCTGGATTTCTGGCTGCTTCAAAGAACTTTGACGAAAATGACTTGAAAGTTGATTTGTCTGGCAAATCATTTATGTTGACCGGAGCAAACACAGGCATTGGGAAAAGCGTAACTATGGAACTTGCTAAACGAG GTGGCACAGTCCATATGCTTTGCCAGTATGCGGACGAGGAAACGAGGAAAGAGGTTGTTGAGAAAACTGGGAACGAG AACATACATCTACACGTACTGGAGCTATCCAAGCCCAGAGAGGTCTACGAATTTGCAACAAAGTTCGCGAAGGACTGGAAGGAGCTTCATGTTTTG GTGAACAATGCTGCAGATATAGTATATACAAGAGAGATTACGGACTTCGGTTTTGAACAAAACTTTGCAATAAATACCATGGGGCCGTACCTCCTTACGAAGACTCTGCTACCGACCATCAACAAGACGCCTGGATCACGAGTG ATCATGGTTTCTACAGGCGGTGTCTACCCAGAAAAACTAAATCTCTCCGATCTTAACAACGAACACATGGAACCATTCGATGGACACGATTGCTATACACGTAGCAAG CGTCAGCAACTGATCATGACTGAAATGTGGGTCAAAGAGTATCCGAACGTGCACTTCTCGGCAATGCGTCCTGGGATAACGGACACGCCATTGTTGTACAAATTCCTGGGGCTTCGAGTGATTGAGAGGGCCCGTGGAAAGGGCAAACTGCGCGCACCGGAACAGGGTGCGGATACCGTCGTGTGGCTGTGTGTTGCAGAGAAGGTCGCTCAACAACCAAGTGCGCAGTTTTATTTGG ATCGTTCGGTCATTTCTATGCATAAACCTGAACTGGACACGGACTCCCCATTGGAAGAGAAACAACAACTCATGCGCACTCTGGAAAAACTGGCTGATGACGTCAGAAGAGATgcatag
- the LOC139946253 gene encoding beta-1,3-galactosyl-O-glycosyl-glycoprotein beta-1,6-N-acetylglucosaminyltransferase-like codes for MVVLPSFHKKWDINCTKILQGNKEEIRRSVRLLNVWRLDPKRPTDPFMPSDNEVRSWTHDCDVFKRARHYRRQPTSVEEADFPVAYIIVVHRGSAQVERLLKAIYQPQNIYCIHPDRKAQDDFKSAIKGLADCFENVFVASRTASVIYAGYTRLLADVNCMRDLIGQRASGYAWKYVINLCGQDFPLKSNLEIVRKLKSYNGHNDISGSEPSGGKRLHTTYRYVDKPGGPHRTEERKPSAPHNIHLRTGIAYYIATRAFVHYVLTNQTAIDFLEWTNGTYSPDETYWASLQQVAGTPGGRYQPPGGSVIRFIRWYGKSPYPRCRGKMIRMVCVFSMGYTQHLTKVKHLFANKFDYAFDPIALQCIEEAFEFRTLHPGAPN; via the coding sequence ATGGTTGTTCTGCCTTCATTCCACAAGAAATGGGACATCAATTGTACTAAAATACTACAGGGGAACAAGGAGGAGATCCGACGTTCGGTCAGACTGCTTAATGTTTGGCGCCTCGATCCCAAGCGACCGACAGATCCGTTCATGCCATCGGATAACGAGGTACGGTCATGGACGCATGACTGTGATGTATTCAAGAGAGCTAGACACTACCGGAGACAACCCACGTCTGTGGAAGAAGCCGACTTCCCCGTGGCTTATATCATCGTAGTCCATCGCGGTTCCGCCCAAGTGGAACGGCTATTGAAGGCGATCTATCAACCCCAAAATATTTACTGCATACACCCGGATCGGAAAGCACAGGACGATTTTAAAAGCGCCATCAAGGGGCTCGCGGATTGTTTCGAAAATGTGTTCGTTGCTTCGAGGACAGCGAGTGTAATTTACGCGGGATACACGAGGCTATTGGCAGATGTGAACTGTATGAGAGACCTGATTGGACAAAGGGCTTCTGGTTATGCCTGGAAGTACGTCATCAATTTATGTGGTCAAGACTTCCCCTTGAAATCCAACCTGGAGATTGTGAGAAAGTTGAAATCGTACAACGGACATAATGATATCTCGGGAAGTGAGCCATCGGGCGGGAAGCGGCTCCACACGACATACCGTTATGTTGATAAACCAGGAGGACCCCATAGGACCGAGGAGCGTAAACCCTCTGCTCCTCACAACATACACCTGAGGACGGGTATAGCTTATTACATTGCCACGCGGGCTTTCGTGCACTACGTCCTGACAAATCAGACTGCCATAGATTTTTTGGAGTGGACCAACGGTACGTACAGTCCGGACGAGACCTACTGGGCGTCACTTCAGCAGGTAGCCGGAACTCCAGGTGGACGGTACCAGCCACCGGGCGGCTCGGTCATCCGTTTCATTCGGTGGTACGGTAAATCGCCTTATCCAAGGTGTCGCGGGAAAATGATCAGAATGGTGTGTGTTTTCAGCATGGGATATACGCAACATCTAACAAAAGTGAAACATCTTTTTGCGAATAAATTTGACTATGCGTTCGATCCAATCGCGCTGCAGTGCATAGAGGAGGCTTTCGAGTTTCGAACTCTGCATCCGGGTGCACCAAACTAA
- the LOC139946136 gene encoding lysosomal aspartic protease-like, translating into MGQFSPSNNSGLIRYLALVVLCCVVVTECSLVRVKLTHFKSLRKRLGQAGKLPQNYRPKPRSKYDRDFMSTGPVQEPLHNYFDAEYYGTINIGTPSQTFLVIFDTGSSNLWIPSSKCPSSDKACQSHKQYDHSKSSTYYPNGTALEIHYGTGSMTGFLSTDIVDVQTVQVVNQTFGESTSEPGDVFLDVDFDGILGMGYPTIAVDGATPVFNSMVQQGLLDKPVFSFYLDRNTKDSKGGELIIGGSDPQYYRGRFTYAPVTKKGYWQFAVDGVSVNGKSMCGAGCQAIADTGTSLITCPSDDCTKLNDYIGAKMNPQTGQFMLDCNTISKLPDIVFVISHVKMPLTWKDYVIMEPDSSGAKTCMSAFTPADVPPPSGPLWILGDVFLGRYYAEFDVGNDRVGFAQAV; encoded by the exons ATGGGGCAGTTTTCACCGTCAAACAACAGTGGGTTGATCCGCTATCTCGCCCTGGTGGTGCTGTGTTGCGTGGTCGTCACCGAATGTTCGTTAGTAAG GGTTAAATTGACTCATTTTAAGAGTCTCCGCAAACGACTGGGGCAAGCGGGGAAACTTCCGCAGAACTACCGCCCGAAACCTCGGTCAAAGTACGATAGGGATTTCATGAGCACCGGTCCTGTACAAGAGCCTCTCCACAACTACTTTGAT GCTGAGTATTACGGAACTATCAACATTGGCACACCATCACAAACCTTCTTGGTTATCTTCGATACCGGCTCATCCAACCTTTGGATCCCGTCATCCAAATGTCCATCTTCTGACAAGGCCTGCC AATCACACAAGCAGTACGACCACTCGAAGTCATCGACTTACTATCCCAACGGCACGGCACTGGAGATTCACTACGGGACTGGCAGTATGACAGGCTTCCTCAGTACTGACATTGTGGAT GTACAAACTGTACAGGTCGTCAACCAGACCTTTGGTGAGTCGACGTCGGAACCGGGCGATGTCTTCTTGGATGTAGACTTCGATGGTATCCTCGGAATGGGTTATCCCACTATAGCCGTAGATGGCGCTACACCTGTCTTTAACTCCATGGTGCAGCAGGGACTCCTGGACAAACCTGTTTTCTCATTTTATCTGGACAG gaatacaaaagacAGCAAAGGAGGAGAGCTCATCATAGGTGGTTCAGATCCCCAATACTACAGAGGGCGCTTCACATACGCACCGGTCACAAAGAAAGGATACTGGCAGTTTGCTGTGGATGG GGTTTCGGTAAATGGAAAGTCCATGTGTGGAGCTGGATGCCAGGCCATAGCCGACACTGGTACGTCACTGATCACGTGTCCTTCGGATGACTGCACCAAACTCAATGACTACATCGGCGCAAAGATGAACCCACAAACTGGTCAG TTCATGCTTGATTGCAACACGATATCCAAACTTCCGGACATAGTGTTTGTCATCTCACATGTCAAGATGCCGCTCACGTGGAAGGACTATGTTATTATGGAG CCAGACTCATCCGGAGCTAAGACCTGTATGAGCGCCTTCACTCCCGCTGATGTTCCACCTCCCTCTGGCCCTCTCTGGATTCTTGGTGATGTCTTCCTGGGACGATATTACGCCGAATTTGACGTCGGTAACGACCGTGTAGGCTTCGCCCAAGCAGTGTAG